In Nanohaloarchaea archaeon SW_7_43_1, a single window of DNA contains:
- the alaS gene encoding alanine--tRNA ligase: protein MAELEKLKKQIKEEATQKPEKFFATNVLREKGFSRGKCENCGMHFWSSADERTVCGEPECGNGYTFIGDSPTDREFSYTEAWELYEDFMNSRDYESIDRYPVIARWRDDTEFVGGSIYCFQPYVVSGEAEPPAEELVIPQPSLRFNDIDNVGITGRHYVLHNHIGQTCFKTENYDQDRYFADMFEFAVEELGIPEKKLILHEDAWGGGGNLGACMEFFVDGLELWNQVYMFYRQTPDGYEELDLKVLDMGMGHERITWISHGTETSYECVMPETLEKMKERTGLEVNEEVWGQFLPHSSKLNVDEVDDIDEKWQEIADELEVDIDRLKNEIKPVAGLYSVAEHSRALLFALADGKLPSNTGGGHNLRAIYRRAKDHIEKYDWDLDVKEVIEWNARELSSMFPELMDSIDEIKEILEVEEVKYLEAREKAAQELERLDSEPSVEQMIELYESHGVSPEMMEEAGFEVLEDFYAKVASKDETVEEIEEGFDLKEVEGTEKLYYTNEYTKEMDAEVVAVRDEWVALDKTVFYPTGGGQESDEGSISHLGERYKVTDVQKQGNVVLHKVPKHSLEKGDEVEGKIDWERRLQLMQHHSTTHMVNGASKKLLGNHINQAGAHKTQKKGRLDISHYEKLSRKELDEIEEEVRENIWKDLNIEREQLKKADAEQEYGFRIYQGGAPPGNKVRIIKILGEEPGETIDVEACGGTHLDRTSEAKQFLITSSRKIQDGVIRLNYKAGKAAEKHINQIRDRINEVADKLGVGRPDNHRKNQRELCTVFSVEPEHLNSTIENFIEDNENLEAKVMSLSRYLNEGDEEVPRVNGEDLKSMAESMFNVRKEREKILENLESELESYIGAEMEDRFVEEEVPTENIGLLIQVARKLSKDQQASVTLIGRNGAVSASYHEDFDADKNLERHGNNIQGDENFAKTFELQ, encoded by the coding sequence ATGGCAGAGCTCGAAAAACTGAAGAAACAGATTAAGGAAGAAGCCACGCAGAAACCGGAAAAATTCTTTGCAACAAATGTTCTAAGGGAGAAAGGATTCTCGAGAGGGAAATGCGAGAACTGCGGAATGCATTTCTGGAGCTCAGCCGATGAGAGAACAGTCTGCGGGGAGCCTGAATGTGGAAACGGCTACACATTTATAGGAGATTCACCAACTGATAGAGAATTCTCTTACACTGAGGCCTGGGAACTCTATGAGGACTTCATGAACTCCCGGGACTACGAATCAATCGATAGATACCCTGTTATAGCCCGGTGGAGAGACGATACCGAATTTGTGGGAGGAAGTATCTACTGTTTCCAGCCATACGTAGTATCGGGAGAGGCAGAGCCTCCAGCAGAAGAACTGGTTATACCCCAACCCTCTCTGAGATTCAATGATATCGACAATGTCGGGATAACGGGTCGACATTACGTTCTCCACAACCATATAGGTCAAACATGTTTCAAAACGGAGAACTATGATCAGGATAGATACTTCGCCGATATGTTCGAGTTCGCTGTAGAAGAACTTGGAATACCGGAGAAAAAGTTGATACTTCATGAAGACGCATGGGGCGGCGGAGGTAACTTAGGTGCATGTATGGAGTTCTTTGTCGATGGACTGGAGCTGTGGAATCAGGTCTATATGTTCTACAGACAGACTCCTGACGGCTACGAGGAACTTGACCTGAAGGTCCTGGACATGGGTATGGGACATGAAAGAATAACATGGATATCACACGGCACAGAGACAAGCTATGAATGTGTAATGCCAGAAACTCTGGAAAAGATGAAGGAAAGAACCGGTTTGGAAGTAAACGAAGAGGTCTGGGGACAGTTCCTACCTCACAGTTCGAAATTGAATGTAGATGAAGTCGATGATATAGATGAGAAATGGCAGGAAATCGCCGACGAGCTAGAGGTAGATATAGACCGGCTAAAGAATGAAATCAAACCTGTTGCAGGTCTCTACTCTGTTGCAGAGCATTCCCGGGCGCTTCTATTCGCATTAGCAGACGGAAAACTACCCTCGAACACAGGCGGAGGACACAATCTGAGGGCAATTTACCGTCGAGCGAAGGACCACATTGAAAAATATGACTGGGATCTCGATGTAAAAGAAGTTATAGAGTGGAACGCTCGGGAGCTCTCATCGATGTTTCCTGAACTCATGGATTCGATCGATGAGATAAAAGAGATACTTGAAGTAGAGGAAGTAAAGTATCTGGAAGCAAGAGAGAAAGCTGCTCAGGAGCTGGAAAGACTGGATTCAGAGCCTTCTGTGGAGCAGATGATAGAGCTTTACGAGTCCCATGGAGTATCACCTGAAATGATGGAGGAAGCCGGTTTTGAAGTACTGGAGGATTTCTATGCTAAAGTTGCCTCGAAAGATGAGACAGTCGAAGAAATAGAAGAAGGGTTCGACCTGAAAGAAGTTGAGGGAACTGAGAAACTATATTACACTAACGAGTATACGAAGGAAATGGATGCTGAGGTGGTAGCGGTTAGAGATGAATGGGTCGCATTAGATAAAACTGTCTTCTACCCGACGGGTGGAGGTCAGGAATCCGATGAAGGGAGCATCTCGCACTTAGGTGAGAGATATAAAGTAACAGACGTACAGAAGCAAGGCAATGTAGTCTTACACAAGGTCCCGAAACACAGTCTAGAGAAAGGAGATGAGGTTGAAGGAAAGATTGACTGGGAAAGACGTCTCCAGTTAATGCAACATCACTCAACAACCCACATGGTGAACGGAGCATCAAAAAAACTGCTTGGAAACCATATCAACCAGGCAGGAGCCCACAAAACCCAGAAGAAAGGAAGATTGGATATATCACATTATGAGAAACTCTCCCGCAAAGAACTAGATGAGATAGAAGAGGAAGTCCGGGAAAACATCTGGAAAGACCTGAATATTGAACGAGAACAGCTAAAGAAAGCTGATGCAGAACAGGAATACGGGTTCAGAATATACCAGGGAGGAGCACCACCTGGAAACAAGGTAAGAATAATCAAGATATTAGGTGAAGAACCCGGAGAAACAATTGATGTCGAAGCATGTGGGGGAACACATCTAGATAGAACATCAGAAGCCAAACAGTTTTTGATAACCTCAAGCAGAAAAATCCAGGACGGAGTTATCCGGTTAAACTACAAAGCTGGAAAAGCTGCAGAGAAGCACATAAACCAGATAAGAGACCGGATTAATGAAGTAGCTGATAAACTCGGAGTCGGAAGACCTGACAACCATAGAAAGAATCAGAGAGAACTCTGTACAGTTTTCTCTGTGGAGCCCGAACACCTTAATTCAACTATTGAAAACTTCATTGAAGATAATGAGAATCTAGAGGCCAAGGTAATGAGTCTCTCCAGATATCTTAATGAGGGAGACGAAGAGGTTCCAAGAGTAAATGGTGAAGACCTAAAATCAATGGCTGAAAGCATGTTCAACGTAAGGAAGGAACGTGAAAAAATCCTGGAAAACCTGGAGTCAGAGCTAGAGAGCTATATAG
- a CDS encoding 50S ribosomal protein P1, whose translation MELVYAALTLHETGKEVNEENLKSVVEAADLDVEDSEVKALVAALEDVNIEEAMETAVAGGGAPAPSGGSSEDSGDEEAEEDEADEEGDEDEADEDEAAEGLGDLF comes from the coding sequence ATGGAACTTGTATACGCAGCACTAACACTGCACGAAACAGGAAAAGAAGTCAATGAGGAAAACCTTAAGTCAGTTGTAGAAGCAGCAGACCTTGATGTCGAGGACTCAGAGGTCAAGGCATTGGTCGCGGCACTCGAAGATGTAAACATTGAAGAAGCAATGGAAACAGCAGTTGCAGGAGGCGGAGCACCAGCACCTTCAGGCGGATCTTCTGAAGATTCAGGAGATGAAGAAGCAGAAGAGGACGAAGCTGACGAAGAAGGCGACGAAGACGAAGCTGACGAAGATGAGGCAGCAGAAGGCTTGGGAGATCTATTTTAG